The DNA window GCCGACCGTGGAGACGCGGAAATCAGTCGTTTTCGGAGTCCGTCGGTTGGTCTGACACCGCTTCCGCCCGTTTTCGTCCGCCCTCTCGACCGCGTTCGGTCCGCCTGCGTTTCACCGCTCGGCCGAGACGACGGGCCACCAGTTCACGGAGTTCGGCCGCGTCGTCGGCGTCCACGTCGGCGGCGTGTGAGTCCTTGCTTCGAAAGCCGATGGAACTCGCGGTGTCCACGACGACCGTCGCCAACGACCACCGTCGCTGGAAGAGCGTTTCGCGCTGGATAACCGTCTGCACCCGATAGTAGGGCACGATGCGCGTCGTCCGTCGCCAAAATCCGTTTCGCGTCACGACGTGTTCGTCGCCGACGTGATAGCCGCGATGTTTCCACTGATACAGTCCGGCGACCGGTGCGAGAAGCAGGAGGGCGAGCGGCGCGTACCAGAAATCGACGAAGCCGGTGAATCGGTCGATACCGTAGGCGACGCCGGTCAGGAGCGCGGCCGCGATGGCGTAGCGGACGGTGTAACGCCGTCGCGCCCGCTTCGGCGGGCGCTGGAACGTCGGGTCCTCGAACGATTCGAGCGAGTGGGCGAGCGAGCGGACGCGGCTTCGGACCGCGAGGGGAATCGCCGCCTCGGACCCGCCGGAGGCGGAGGGTCCCTGTCCGGGTGCGTAGCCCGCCGTTTCGACGGAGAGCGCCGCGTAACCGGCCAATCGCATGACGGGGTTTTCCCGGACCGTGAGCGTCTGTATCTTGTCTATCGGGATGCTCCCGTCGTAGCGCTGGAGCAATCCCCGTTCGTAGCGGAGTTCGTCGCCGACGCGTGTCAGCCGAAAGCCGTAGTGGCGCGCGAACGTTATCATCCCGCTGCTCACCCACAGGATGAGCGCGGAGAACACTATCTGGGCGAGACCGACGAGGAACGTCACGCTGGCGAGGTCCACCGTGCTCGTGACGAACGGGACGATGAGAAACACCAATCCGACGGCGCGCGGCTCGATCGAAACGGCCGAGAGCAACAGCAGTTCCTCCGAACTGATCTCGTACAACACTTCCTCGTCGGGACCGTCGGTTTCGTCTTCCGCCTCCCGACCGGTCGAGATTCCGTTCTTTCGGCGCTGTATCTCGCGTTGGAGTCGTC is part of the Haladaptatus paucihalophilus DX253 genome and encodes:
- a CDS encoding PH domain-containing protein, translating into MKLHPRSLPYRMLTRGGRVVSTVLFAGFAAIGAIEWLNLELFAVLLLAVLLIVMAWEVAYHRRFEYELTDNSLDIESGVFSRRRREIPLRRVQNVDIHRNVVQRIAGIASLGLETAGGGETEASLEYVAYEEARRLQREIQRRKNGISTGREAEDETDGPDEEVLYEISSEELLLLSAVSIEPRAVGLVFLIVPFVTSTVDLASVTFLVGLAQIVFSALILWVSSGMITFARHYGFRLTRVGDELRYERGLLQRYDGSIPIDKIQTLTVRENPVMRLAGYAALSVETAGYAPGQGPSASGGSEAAIPLAVRSRVRSLAHSLESFEDPTFQRPPKRARRRYTVRYAIAAALLTGVAYGIDRFTGFVDFWYAPLALLLLAPVAGLYQWKHRGYHVGDEHVVTRNGFWRRTTRIVPYYRVQTVIQRETLFQRRWSLATVVVDTASSIGFRSKDSHAADVDADDAAELRELVARRLGRAVKRRRTERGREGGRKRAEAVSDQPTDSEND